CCTTCATCATTCGACCACAGGCCAAGTGGCCCAACCCGGggtttgtgtttgtcgGGCTAGATGTGTTAAAGCAGCGGCCTGTGTTCTACAGGTGCCACATGGCCTATGGTATCAAACAAGATGCTGACGGGTGGGAAGATTTGGATGAGAGTTACGGGCGAATTTCCAACATCAAAGATACGGGCAGTTATCTCAAGTTTCGCGACCCCAACGAGATTGCTGCCAATAATCATTTCAGAATGATTCCCCATAGATACACTGTGGTGCAGCCCAATATCAGAGACCAGTCGGAGATGAGTGTGCCCTTAGTCATTTGATAGATAGATAGATAGATGGATATGATGACAGTACTACGGCTCAGATATGCCTTTTGCTGGCTTCAGCAGCAAGGTCCCGGAGAAGCAGCATCATTTCATCTCTTGAGAGCTCATTAATCGACTCGGAAAAGCTCAGCGTGTTCGACATCAGCATTTGAATCTGGCTCACAGCCAGGCCTCTTAATTCGTCGTTTCCAGCCGCGCAGCATTTGCGCCACAGGATCATAGCTTGGGTAATTGCCGTGTCGAAGCTTCTGAAGAACCGTTCGACAATCGCCAATAGTTCGGGAAGTTGGTACATTTGCGCTACCATAACCAGTTCCACCGCTTCGTCAAAATGGAGATTCAAGTCTTGTCCATGTAGGTAACGCAGCATGGCTTCGACTGTTGATTCTGGAGCGTCCAGCGCGACCACGTTTTCCGACGCTTCCCGCATGCCCGAACTGAGCATGGTCTCGAAGAAGGGCCATACGGCCGTCAGCACCGGTGTGAAGACCTCCACTGTCTCTTCATCTGAGCCCTTGATGCTGAAGTTTGGGGCGCATTTCGTTCTCACCAGAGAAAGGCCAGATTCCTGGATGGTAGTGTGACCAGTCAGCATCTTTCCCACGGactccttttttttgtcggtGATATATGCTATTGTACTTCGTTTGGACCAGTCGTCCGAGACAGTTACGAACACGGTTTCGCTATCGTCGGAGAGAATGAAGCTCCATAGTGATAGGGCGACGCCCTGGCCAGGAATGTCGGTGACGTGGAGCTCCTCTTTGGTGGTGTATTACACACAAATAAAGATCAACAAATGTGGAATATTACTTGACACTCTACTTAACTTTATACTGGTGAAATAGTCTGACAAATACATGTATTATATACGCCTGAGGAAGACGACAGACAATTAGATCACCCAGAAAAATAAGATGTTCAATCAGCCATCAGAATGCTCGATTA
The Yarrowia lipolytica chromosome 1A, complete sequence genome window above contains:
- a CDS encoding uncharacterized protein (Compare to YALI0A03993g, no similarity) — encoded protein: MLTGHTTIQESGLSLVRTKCAPNFSIKGSDEETVEVFTPVLTAVWPFFETMLSSGMREASENVVALDAPESTVEAMLRYLHGQDLNLHFDEAVELVMVAQMYQLPELLAIVERFFRSFDTAITQAMILWRKCCAAGNDELRGLAVSQIQMLMSNTLSFSESINELSRDEMMLLLRDLAAEASKRHI